Proteins encoded within one genomic window of Prauserella marina:
- a CDS encoding sugar phosphate isomerase/epimerase family protein: MTDTRLSRRAMLRTAGVATAAAGLAVAAPGVATAGWGHGWGRRIPKDRIGIQLYTLRDAFEADLEGTMEALADIGYRSVELAGTYGRSAKEFRRVLDRYRLRAISAHVDFNGADVDQLIDDAKTIGYRTADCAYANYGTIAEWTDFAKRLDKAGKAFRKAGIKYGYHNHAHEFQAIDGVRPIDVIARHTSRHNIHFEHDLYWIVSGGADPVREFYRYFGRVTQFHVKDRAEDGSFADLGTGTIDFRRLFRDTWVGQLKDYIVEHDAPTDPVNTAAVGYRYLANLRF; the protein is encoded by the coding sequence ATGACGGATACGAGGTTGTCCCGTCGCGCGATGCTGCGTACCGCCGGGGTCGCCACGGCTGCGGCTGGGCTCGCCGTCGCCGCGCCGGGGGTGGCGACGGCGGGCTGGGGGCATGGCTGGGGAAGGCGGATTCCCAAGGACCGCATCGGAATTCAGCTCTACACGTTGCGCGACGCCTTCGAAGCGGATCTCGAAGGAACCATGGAGGCGCTTGCCGACATCGGTTACCGCTCGGTGGAACTGGCCGGAACCTACGGTCGTTCAGCGAAGGAGTTCCGGCGCGTACTCGACAGGTACCGGCTGCGGGCGATCTCGGCACACGTCGACTTCAACGGAGCCGACGTCGATCAACTCATCGACGACGCGAAAACCATCGGCTACCGCACCGCCGACTGTGCCTACGCCAACTACGGCACCATCGCGGAGTGGACCGACTTCGCCAAGCGGCTCGACAAGGCGGGCAAGGCGTTCCGCAAGGCGGGGATCAAGTACGGCTACCACAACCACGCCCACGAGTTTCAGGCCATCGACGGCGTCCGGCCCATCGACGTCATAGCGCGGCACACCTCGCGGCACAACATCCACTTCGAACACGACCTGTACTGGATCGTCAGCGGAGGCGCCGATCCGGTGCGCGAGTTCTACCGCTACTTCGGCAGGGTCACCCAGTTTCACGTCAAGGACAGGGCGGAGGACGGAAGCTTCGCCGACCTCGGCACTGGGACGATCGACTTCCGGCGGCTGTTCAGGGACACCTGGGTCGGTCAGCTGAAGGACTACATCGTCGAGCACGACGCGCCGACCGACCCGGTGAACACCGCCGCCGTCGGTTACCGCTATCTGGCGAACCTCCGGTTCTGA